The genomic window CAACGCCATTTCCGGACTGAACGATTCCCTTCGGCGTGAAGTGGGCGACACGGTGGACCGATATTTCGATCCCGCGCACGGTCGGATCGTGCGGGAAACCCTGGAGATGGTGGAGCACTTCGCAATCGACGCCCACACCCGGGAGGAGCTTGGCGACCACCGGCAGGTCCTGCGGCAGCTCTACCGGTTCTATATCGAATTCCGTCAGTCCCTTTCCCGCTACCTGGTGGAACGGGTGAACCTCAGGGTGATCGAATTCGCGAAAACCGAAGAGGCTTCCCTGAAAGACCGACTGAACCGCTCCTGCCGCGCCTTTTGGACCCTTTTCGCCGTGGCCGTCGCCGAATACCGGCGGGATTTCGCCCAGGCCCCGACGCCGTCCGGCGCGGCGGATGAACCCGTCGAATACGACTGGCCCGACGATGTGAAGATCGTGCCGCCCGCGTTCAGCGCGTTCCTCGACCGCGAAGCGATCGGGCGCGGCGTTCTGCTCATGAAGTTCGGCCTGGGACGGTTCGCCCGGTTCATCGGGAGCCTGCGGACGCATGTGAGCAGGCACCAGGACCTGCTCAAGGCGGAACCCCAACGGGAGGAAACCGTCGCCGAGGCGATCCGGCTCGTCAAGGCGGAAGCCGGGGCGGAACTGCTCCGGGCCTTTCAGCACTACCGGGACACGTTCAAGACCGTCTTCCTCTTCCGCATGCTCGATGAAGCAACGCTTCACCTGCTCGAGGAATTCCGCACCCGTGCCGAGATGGCGCAGATGGACCTGGCCGATCTGCTCGAACGCCGCGAGGCCGAAGGGGCCGGCCTGCAGCTGAAAATGGACGCCATCGACCGGTGCGCGGCCATTGCCGAAGCGATGGTGGAAGAGCTCGATGAACTGCGTTGCGCCGTCAATCCGGAATGTCCACTGCCCGAGGTTCCGGCCAGTACTCCGGAACAGGAGCGCTCAGAACCAGCTCCGAATCGTGCTTCGGATGAGGGAGCCTGAGCCGCAGGGCATGAAGATGGAGCCGTTCCCCCGAGGTCCCGCCGTAGAGCCGGTCGCCGATCACCGGATGGCCGCACGCGGCGAGATGAAGCCGGATCTGGTGGGTTCGCCCGGTGACGGGCCGGGCGGCGATCAACGCCCTGTCGCCCGCGCGCAACAGCACTCGCAACAAGGTCCGTGCCGCTTTTCCCCTCCCTTGCGGGCAGGTTCGGTAGCGCCCGTCCTTTCTGCAAATGTCTTCGACGGCCGTCCAGCGGTCCAGGACGGGAACTCCGTCCACCCAGGCAAGGTAATCCTTCACCACGCGCTTCTCCTGGAATGACTCCCCGAGCCGGCGATTGACGGCGCGATCCAGGGCAAACACCATCACGCCGCTGGTTTCCCTGTCGAGGCGATGGTGGAGCGCAACGTACGGCGCCGAGGCGCGGGCTTCCCCGGCGAGAAACCGGATCAGCGCCGCGTAGAGGTTGTTGTAAGCGTCGGCGGGGGTCTGCTGGCTGGGGACCCCGGCTTCCTTGTCGTAGGCCAGCAGGTGAGCGTCCCGGTAGAGTATGCGGGCGGGATCGATCTCATAGTGCCGTTGCGTACCGTGCCGGGGCCAGTTGACGACGATTTCCTCGCCGCCCCGGAGCGTTCGTGCCGGATTCCGCTCGACGCGCCCGTCAATGTAAACCGACCCGAAATCGATGAGATCCTCCGCCCGGTCCTCGGAGATGAGCAGGTATCGGGCGATGAGGCGCGCAAGCCCGGTCCCTTTCAGGGCCGGATCAGCCGTCCAGCGGTCGGTATCCGGGATCCGGAAATCCATGGGTGTCATCCTCGGCTCCGCCTGTCCATCGCCCCGGTTTTCGCCATGGTTCCTGCCGCTCTTTTTCCTTCACCTCCGCGGGAAGGCGGATGATGAAGCGGGTCATTTCTCCCGGCGGGCCGAGCGCTTCGATCTCACCTCCATGGGCCTCCACGGTCTTGCGCACATTGGCCGGGCCCAGCCCCGCCCCTTGTCCGGACCGATGTGCCGGTCGGACGCAGCCTCGGGGCAGCGAGTTTCATTCCCATTGCGGGATGGGGCCGGAGGCTTCGCCTCGGGCCTTAATATCCGCGCCGGGGCTGCGGTTGCGACGATTGAGGCGGCTGCGAGGGAGGCATCCGGCCCTGTCCCTGTTGTTGAGATTCCGCCTTCTGAAGCGTATAGCCCGCGGGAACCGTGAACAGATCGGGGCTCAGGGTTTTCACATCCACCTTCTTCAGCACGGTCGTCATGCTTCCCTCCATGATTTCGGTCTTGGTCATCACGGGGAAACCGTCAAGCTTGTCCATCATGCCGGTGATGTCCAACTGCTGGAGCATCGGATTCTGCCGGTAGTACTTGGACAGTCCGGCACCGATTTTCTT from Syntrophobacter fumaroxidans MPOB includes these protein-coding regions:
- a CDS encoding ATP-binding protein; the encoded protein is MPRGCVRPAHRSGQGAGLGPANVRKTVEAHGGEIEALGPPGEMTRFIIRLPAEVKEKERQEPWRKPGRWTGGAEDDTHGFPDPGYRPLDG
- a CDS encoding RluA family pseudouridine synthase; translated protein: MDFRIPDTDRWTADPALKGTGLARLIARYLLISEDRAEDLIDFGSVYIDGRVERNPARTLRGGEEIVVNWPRHGTQRHYEIDPARILYRDAHLLAYDKEAGVPSQQTPADAYNNLYAALIRFLAGEARASAPYVALHHRLDRETSGVMVFALDRAVNRRLGESFQEKRVVKDYLAWVDGVPVLDRWTAVEDICRKDGRYRTCPQGRGKAARTLLRVLLRAGDRALIAARPVTGRTHQIRLHLAACGHPVIGDRLYGGTSGERLHLHALRLRLPHPKHDSELVLSAPVPEYWPEPRAVDIPD